ACTGAACCTTTCCTCCATTGGAGTATGAGTACGTGAGGGCACAGCTCCTACATCTGTAGTGTTGCTGGCATTAGCAGTACTCTGTGCTGAAGCACTCATATTGAAACCTTCACCGAGGGAGTGAATGCGTTGAACCGTCAATTCAGCGCGTTTTTCTTTAAAGCCCTCTGGGCGCTCAACCGTATTCATACTCAAGCGACCTTCAATGATGACGCGATCGCCCTGATGGTAGTTTTGTTGAATTTCTTGAGCTAGATTACCCCAGCCCACCACTTTTAATGTTGCTGGCGGATCTTCCGTCCTTAGTCCCGGAAACTGGACGAGCATTTCGGCGATCGCCATTTGATCGGTTGTGTAGCGAAGTTGCGGTGTTTGAACAATCTCCGCCATTAAAACGCAGCTATTCATGTTTCTCTGTGCATCCTACTTAGATTGTTTGTTTGCAGCGAAGTAAGGGTTGAGGTGAGCAATAGGGTGAGAGATGAGATGGGAAATTATTCTAACCCCTAACCCCTGACCCCTGACCCCTGACCCCTAACTTAGCTGAACACAGATTGCTCAGTGCTTGAGGCTTCCTCTCCCTGTTCCTGTTCAACGAACTTTTGTACACGGGTGCGGTATTCCCTCAAGATTTCATCAACCCAATCTCGATCATGACTGTTAGCGAACAAATGTACCACTGGTTCACCTGCATCAGGCAAAATTAATATCCAACTGTCATCTTGGTGATTAAGAATCTTGACACCATCGACTAACTCTAGATTCTGCGCTGGGTGAGTTTCTACTAAATGGCGCATCAGCGCTCCCTTCACTGTCCAGGGACAGCGAACTGTGTAAGTTTTGTGGTAGACGCGAGGCAGTTCTGTCCGCATAGAAGCGAGCGATCGCTCTTGGATTGTCAGCATCTCAATCAGCTTAGCGACACAGAACATGGCATCAAACCCTGGATGCAGCTGCGGGAAAATAAAGCCAATTTCCCCACTTCCTCCCAACACTACATTTGGAGCGCTCCTGCACTCTTCCATCAATGCCGTGGGATTTGCCTTCGTGCGAATCACCTTGGCATCGTGGCGACGAGCAATTTGTTCCACGGCACTGGAAACATGAACCGGTACCACTACCGTTCCCCTGGGATGAGCCGTCAAA
This window of the Chroococcidiopsis sp. CCMEE 29 genome carries:
- a CDS encoding single-stranded DNA-binding protein encodes the protein MNSCVLMAEIVQTPQLRYTTDQMAIAEMLVQFPGLRTEDPPATLKVVGWGNLAQEIQQNYHQGDRVIIEGRLSMNTVERPEGFKEKRAELTVQRIHSLGEGFNMSASAQSTANASNTTDVGAVPSRTHTPMEERFSAVGVKTQSDSAVPKPQSPPLPTTDADVDDIPF